Proteins found in one Brachypodium distachyon strain Bd21 chromosome 5, Brachypodium_distachyon_v3.0, whole genome shotgun sequence genomic segment:
- the LOC100842819 gene encoding protein STRICTOSIDINE SYNTHASE-LIKE 10: MGCSMSRLAKATISIVILALLLMPGAMAAAAASFDASRSQHLPLPRGYLRGPESVAFDSEGQGPYSGVSDGRILKWNGDKIGWTTYAYGPDYSSEACTASKLRPETVTESHCGRPLGLQFHHKSGNLYIADAYKGLMRVGPTGGEATVLVNQADGAPLRFTNGVDVDQITGQVYFTDSSMNYQRSQHEMVTRTGDSTGRLMRYDPRTNDVTTLQSGITYPNGVSISHDRTHLVVASTGPCKLLRYWIKGPDAGKTEPFADLPGYPDNVRQDRRGGYWVALHREKNELPFEFGSHLLAVRVGRNGKVLEEMRGPKSVRPTEINERGNGKYYMGSVELPYVGVVTHI; the protein is encoded by the coding sequence ATGGGGTGCAGCATGAGCCGTCTCGCCAAGGCCACCATCTCGATCGTCATCCTGGCTCTGCTCCTCATGCccggcgccatggcggccgctGCGGCCAGCTTCGACGCCTCCCGCAGCCAGCACCTACCGCTCCCTCGCGGATACCTGCGCGGGCCGGAGAGTGTCGCGTTTGACAGCGAGGGTCAAGGTCCTTACAGTGGCGTCTCTGACGGCCGCATCCTCAAATGGAACGGAGACAAGATCGGCTGGACCACCTACGCCTACGGTCCTGACTATAGCAGCGAGGCATGCACCGCGTCCAAGCTTCGCCCGGAGACCGTCACTGAGAGCCATTGTGGCCGCCCACTCGGACTGCAGTTTCATCACAAGTCGGGAAACTTATACATAGCTGACGCTTACAAGGGACTCATGCGGGTTGGGCCTACCGGTGGGGAGGCGACGGTGCTCGTCAACCAGGCGGATGGTGCGCCTCTCCGCTTCACCAACGGGGTTGACGTTGACCAGATTACTGGGCAAGTCTACTTCACCGACAGTTCCATGAACTACCAGAGGTCTCAGCATGAGATGGTTACCAGGACAGGGGACTCGACGGGCCGTCTCATGAGGTACGACCCACGGACGAATGACGTTACCACATTGCAGTCGGGCATCACATACCCCAACGGTGTCTCAATCTCTCATGACCGCACACACCTCGTGGTTGCGTCTACCGGCCCCTGCAAGCTCCTAAGGTACTGGATCAAAGGGCCCGACGCTGGCAAGACCGAGCCTTTTGCCGACCTTCCAGGTTACCCCGACAATGTCAGGCAAGATAGGAGAGGTGGTTACTGGGTGGCCTTGCACCGCGAGAAGAACGAGCTTCCGTTTGAATTCGGTAGCCATCTCCTTGCCGTCAGGGTCGGACGCAATGGAAAGGTCCTTGAAGAGATGAGAGGACCTAAGAGCGTGAGGCCGACCGAGATAAATGAGAGGGGCAACGGCAAATACTACATGGGCTCTGTCGAGCTGCCGTATGTCGGCGTAGTTACACATATATAG
- the LOC100839054 gene encoding protein DA1 isoform X1: MGWLTKFFRGSTHNISEGQDQSKPAEETVWNEPSSSTAVNYALSEFDNEDIDRAIALSLSEEEQRKSKGTGKDQHLDEDEQLARAIQESLNVESPPRAREKSSHPRARENGSANGGNSYQLPLMFSSGFRTCAGCHSEIGHGRFLSCMGAVWHPECFCCHGCSQPIYDYEFSMSGNHPYHKTCYKERFHPKCDVCQQFIPTNTNGLIEYRAHPFWLQKYCPSHEVDGTPRCCSCERMEFTPIWVVYQPRESRYVLLDDGRKLCLECLDSAVMDTTECQPLYLEIQEFYEGLNMKVEQQVPLLLVERQALNEAMEGEKTGHHHLPETRGLCLSEEQTVSTILRRPRMAGNKIMEMRTEPYRLTRRCEVTAILILYGLPRLLTGSILAHEMMHAWLRLKGYRTLSPDIEEGICQVLAHMWIESEITAGSGSNAASTSSSSTSSKKGGRSQFERKLGDFFKHQIESDTSVAYGDGFRAGNQAVLQYGLKRTLEHIRLTGTLPF, encoded by the exons ATGGGTTGGCTGACCAAATTTTTTAGAGGTTCAACCCACAACATCTCAGAAGGGCAAGATCAAAGCAAACCGGCAGAAGAGACCGTATGGAATGAACCCTCCAGTTCCACTGCTGTGAAT TATGCCCTTTCGGAATTTGACAATGAGGATATTGACCGTGCTATAGCACTTTCTCTATCAGAAGAGGAACAGAGAAAATCGAAGGGAACAG GAAAGGATCAGCATTTAGATGAGGATGAGCAACTTGCAAGAGCTATTCAGGAAAGTTTGAATGTTGAATCACCCCCTCGTGCTCGTGAAAAGAGCTCACACCCTCGTGCTCGTGAAAATGGCAGTGCCAACGGTGGCAACTCATATCAGTTACCACTTATGTTTTCTTCTGGATTCAG GACATGTGCTGGATGTCACAGTGAAATTGGCCATGGGCGTTTCCTTAGTTGCATGGGAGCTGTTTGGCACCCGGAATGCTTTTGTTGCCATGGTTGTAGTCAACCAATTTATGACTATGAG TTCTCCATGTCGGGAAACCATCCATACCATAAAACTTGCTACAAGGAGCGCTTTCACCCAAAATGTGATGTCTGCCAGCAATTT ATTCCTACAAATACGAATGGCCTGATTGAATATAGGGCACACCCTTTCTGGTTACAAAAATACTGTCCATCACATGAGGTGGATGGCACTCCAAGATGCTGTAGTTGTGAAAGAATGGAG TTCACTCCAATATGGGTTGTTTATCAGCCGAGGGAATCAAGATATGTATTACTAGATGATGGTCGTAAGCTCTGCTTGGAGTGCCTTGACTCTGCAGTGATGGATACGACAGAGTGCCAGCCTCTTTATCTTGAAATACAGGAATTTTATGAAGGTCTGAATATGAAAGTGGAACAGCAAGTCCCTCTGCTTCTGGTAGAAAGACAGGCTTTAAATGAAGCCATGGAAGGAGAGAAGACT GGCCACCACCATCTTCCAGAAACAAGAGGCTTGTGCTTATCGGAAGAACAGACTGTCAGCACG ATATTGCGGAGACCAAGAATGGCTGGAAACAAAATTATGGAAATGAGAACAGAACCGTATAGGCTGACACGTCGATGTGAAGTGACTGCAATCCTCATTCTATATGGTCTCCCAAG ATTGTTGACAGGTTCAATTTTAGCTCATGAGATGATGCATGCGTGGTTGCGGCTTAAAG GATACCGTACACTTAGTCCAGATATAGAAGAGGGCATATGCCAGGTTCTTGCTCACATGTGGATTGAGTCAGAGATCACCGCAGGATCAGGCAGTAATGCTGCGTCAACGTCCTCATCATCTACGTCTTCAAAAAAGGGTGGAAGATCTCAGTTTGAGCGAAAGCTCGGTGATTTTTTCAAGCACCAGATTGAGTCGGATACCTCCGTGGCCTATGGAGACGGTTTCAGAGCCGGGAACCAGGCCGTTCTTCAGTACGGTCTAAAGCGCACCCTTGAACACATCCGGCTCACAGGGACCTTGCCATTTTGA
- the LOC100839054 gene encoding protein DA1 isoform X2: protein MGWLTKFFRGSTHNISEGQDQSKPAEETVWNEPSSSTAVNYALSEFDNEDIDRAIALSLSEEEQRKSKGTGKDQHLDEDEQLARAIQESLNVESPPRAREKSSHPRARENGSANGGNSYQLPLMFSSGFRTCAGCHSEIGHGRFLSCMGAVWHPECFCCHGCSQPIYDYEFSMSGNHPYHKTCYKERFHPKCDVCQQFIPTNTNGLIEYRAHPFWLQKYCPSHEVDGTPRCCSCERMEPRESRYVLLDDGRKLCLECLDSAVMDTTECQPLYLEIQEFYEGLNMKVEQQVPLLLVERQALNEAMEGEKTGHHHLPETRGLCLSEEQTVSTILRRPRMAGNKIMEMRTEPYRLTRRCEVTAILILYGLPRLLTGSILAHEMMHAWLRLKGYRTLSPDIEEGICQVLAHMWIESEITAGSGSNAASTSSSSTSSKKGGRSQFERKLGDFFKHQIESDTSVAYGDGFRAGNQAVLQYGLKRTLEHIRLTGTLPF from the exons ATGGGTTGGCTGACCAAATTTTTTAGAGGTTCAACCCACAACATCTCAGAAGGGCAAGATCAAAGCAAACCGGCAGAAGAGACCGTATGGAATGAACCCTCCAGTTCCACTGCTGTGAAT TATGCCCTTTCGGAATTTGACAATGAGGATATTGACCGTGCTATAGCACTTTCTCTATCAGAAGAGGAACAGAGAAAATCGAAGGGAACAG GAAAGGATCAGCATTTAGATGAGGATGAGCAACTTGCAAGAGCTATTCAGGAAAGTTTGAATGTTGAATCACCCCCTCGTGCTCGTGAAAAGAGCTCACACCCTCGTGCTCGTGAAAATGGCAGTGCCAACGGTGGCAACTCATATCAGTTACCACTTATGTTTTCTTCTGGATTCAG GACATGTGCTGGATGTCACAGTGAAATTGGCCATGGGCGTTTCCTTAGTTGCATGGGAGCTGTTTGGCACCCGGAATGCTTTTGTTGCCATGGTTGTAGTCAACCAATTTATGACTATGAG TTCTCCATGTCGGGAAACCATCCATACCATAAAACTTGCTACAAGGAGCGCTTTCACCCAAAATGTGATGTCTGCCAGCAATTT ATTCCTACAAATACGAATGGCCTGATTGAATATAGGGCACACCCTTTCTGGTTACAAAAATACTGTCCATCACATGAGGTGGATGGCACTCCAAGATGCTGTAGTTGTGAAAGAATGGAG CCGAGGGAATCAAGATATGTATTACTAGATGATGGTCGTAAGCTCTGCTTGGAGTGCCTTGACTCTGCAGTGATGGATACGACAGAGTGCCAGCCTCTTTATCTTGAAATACAGGAATTTTATGAAGGTCTGAATATGAAAGTGGAACAGCAAGTCCCTCTGCTTCTGGTAGAAAGACAGGCTTTAAATGAAGCCATGGAAGGAGAGAAGACT GGCCACCACCATCTTCCAGAAACAAGAGGCTTGTGCTTATCGGAAGAACAGACTGTCAGCACG ATATTGCGGAGACCAAGAATGGCTGGAAACAAAATTATGGAAATGAGAACAGAACCGTATAGGCTGACACGTCGATGTGAAGTGACTGCAATCCTCATTCTATATGGTCTCCCAAG ATTGTTGACAGGTTCAATTTTAGCTCATGAGATGATGCATGCGTGGTTGCGGCTTAAAG GATACCGTACACTTAGTCCAGATATAGAAGAGGGCATATGCCAGGTTCTTGCTCACATGTGGATTGAGTCAGAGATCACCGCAGGATCAGGCAGTAATGCTGCGTCAACGTCCTCATCATCTACGTCTTCAAAAAAGGGTGGAAGATCTCAGTTTGAGCGAAAGCTCGGTGATTTTTTCAAGCACCAGATTGAGTCGGATACCTCCGTGGCCTATGGAGACGGTTTCAGAGCCGGGAACCAGGCCGTTCTTCAGTACGGTCTAAAGCGCACCCTTGAACACATCCGGCTCACAGGGACCTTGCCATTTTGA
- the LOC100841091 gene encoding disease resistance protein RPM1 produces MAEIVLLLVIEKIGVALANGAANQACAEFCKYATRLTELQASMGRVMRELRVMHDVLCQMDIRKRNHQAFESWLDGVRKVAHDMEDMVDEYLYRVGREHDIGCCFYLKKGFRKPRSLLSLNQIASGVKEIEKDLAHLSETKNRWISMINNGDTSSSIYIVQRSQELANISRTLDEEDLVGVDENREKLEQWLGGDNGERSVITLLGMGGLGKTVLAANVYKKEREKFHCHAWVSISQTYSIEDVLRNIIKELFKDKAGVSSDTAAMDITCLQETLKRFLEKKKYLIILDDVWTPEAFYDFSRTLVCNVKGSRLIITTRQRDVAALASQGHMLTLEALPEDEAWDLFCKKSFPREMNHECPEELKLLSKEIVSKCKGLPLAIVSVGSLLYVREKTVEEWKRIHDQLSWEIINNSRFDHVRNVLHLSFIYLPTYLKSCFLYCSLFPEDYLFHRKKLVRLWLAEGFIVEKGSSTLEEVAEGYLKELVNRNMLQLVRMNSFGRIKRFKMHDIIHELAVDLCQKDCSGVKYEENKCVGSLQKDGRRLVVHNLKKDIQQSFCSIHGVRTLIALDKSMPSSILLPQLSEKSRYMTVLELSGLPIEKIPDSIGDLFNLRHLGLRNSKVKLLPKSIEKLSNLLTLDLCITDIQELPGGIVKLKKLRHLFAEKNTLPPSDFGFCSGVRIPIGLGNLTNLQTLQALEAQDESIRQLGELRQLRSLRIWNVKGIYCGHLSESLAQMPFLTYLYVGASDEKNEVLQLNVVLPNLQKLRLTGRLPEGALLGLQAAMQKLYSLHLCWSQLREDPLPCLSRLANLIALSIGTGAYSGEEFAFLAGWFPKLKNLRLRSLPNLKRLEIKQGALVTLESFTLGNLNSMTEVPPSLAVLAPLQYLAFNEITQEFLTLLRQCPGLVGRQWRHTLRD; encoded by the coding sequence ATGGCTGAAATTGTGCTCCTCCTAGTCATTGAAAAGATAGGAGTCGCATTGGCAAATGGAGCGGCAAATCAGGCATGTGCTGAGTTTTGCAAGTATGCGACACGACTAACAGAGCTGCAGGCCAGCATGGGTCGTGTTATGAGGGAGCTTCGCGTGATGCATGATGTTCTCTGTCAAATGGACATTCGAAAGCGCAACCATCAAGCATTCGAGAGCTGGTTGGATGGGGTACGGAAGGTAGCACATGATATGGAGGACATGGTGGATGAGTACTTGTATCGAGTTGGTCGGGAACATGATATAGGGTGCTGCTTTTACCTGAAGAAGGGGTTCAGGAAACCAAGATCTCTGCTTTCTTTGAACCAAATAGCTTCTGGTGTGAAGGAAATAGAGAAGGACCTTGCACACCTGTCGGAGACGAAAAATCGTTGGATTTCCATGATAAACAATGGAGATACTAGCAGCTCGATTTACATTGTCCAAAGGTCCCAAGAACTAGCAAACATTTCACGTACCCTTGACGAAGAAGATCTAGTTGGGGTGGATGAAAACAGAGAAAAGCTTGAGCAGTGGTTGGGAGGTGACAACGGGGAACGCTCTGTGATAACGCTGCTCGGAATGGGAGGGCTTGGCAAAACAGTTTTAGCTGCAAATGTCTACAAGAAGGAAAGAGAGAAATTTCATTGCCACGCATGGGTCTCCATCTCTCAAACTTATTCTATAGAAGATGTCTTGAGGAATATAATAAAGGAACTCTTTAAAGATAAAGCCGGCGTTTCATCAGACACCGCGGCTATGGATATCACATGCCTTCAAGAGACACTAAAGAGATTTTTGGAGAAAAAGAAGTACTTGATCATATTAGATGATGTTTGGACTCCAGAAGCATTTTATGACTTCTCTAGGACACTTGTTTGTAATGTTAAGGGCAGTAGATTGATAATCACAACTCGACAACGCGATGTTGCTGCACTTGCTTCTCAAGGACATATGTTAACACTAGAAGCTTTACCAGAAGATGAGGCATGGGATCTCTTTTGTAAGAAATCATTTCCAAGAGAGATGAATCATGAATGCCCCGAGGAGTTGAAGCTTTTGTCCAAGGAAATCGTTAGCAAGTGCAAAGGCTTGCCTCTTGCTATTGTGTCAGTTGGTAGCCTCTTGTATGTGCGTGAGAAAACTGTGGAAGAATGGAAAAGAATACATGATCAATTGAGCTGGGAGATAATTAATAATTCCAGATTTGACCACGTAAGGAATGTTTTGCATCTGAGCTTCATCTACCTTCCAACATATTTGAAAAGTTGTTTCCTGTACTGCAGTTTATTTCCAGAAGACTATCTTTTCCACAGAAAAAAGCTTGTACGGCTATGGCTGGCAGAGGGGTTTATCGTGGAGAAGGGTTCAAGCACATTAGAAGAAGTGGCAGAAGGCTATCTGAAGGAGTTGGTTAACAGAAACATGCTACAACTTGTTCGCATGAACTCATTTGGTAGGATAAAGAGATTCAAAATGCACGATATCATACATGAATTGGCAGTTGATTTGTGCCAGAAAGATTGTTCTGGTGTTAAATATGAGGAGAATAAATGTGTGGGGTCTCTTCAGAAGGATGGACGTCGATTGGTAGTGCACAATCTAAAGAAGGATATTCAACAATCATTTTGTAGCATACATGGAGTTCGAACTTTGATTGCACTGGACAAAAGCATGCCATCATCCATTTTGTTACCCCAGCTATCTGAGAAGTCGAGATATATGACGGTGCTAGAATTAAGTGGTCTACCTATCGAGAAGATTCCAGATTCTATTGGAGATCTTTTTAATCTCCGCCATTTGGGTTTGCGGAACTCAAAAGTGAAGCTTCTCCCAAAATCCATCGAGAAGCTTTCAAATTTGTTGACACTGGACCTCTGTATAACTGACATACAAGAGCTGCCTGGAGGAATTGTCAAGTTAAAGAAGCTCAGGCACTTATTTGCTGAGAAAAATACTCTTCCACCAAGTGATTTTGGGTTTTGCAGTGGTGTACGCATCCCCATTGGGCTTGGGAACCTAACTAACTTGCAGACTCTACAAGCGTTGGAAGCCCAGGATGAATCCATCAGACAACTAGGGGAGCTGAGGCAGCTAAGAAGCTTGAGGATATGGAATGTGAAGGGAATATACTGTGGACACCTCTCTGAGTCCCTAGCGCAGATGCCATTCTTGACCTACCTATATGTAGGTGCAAGTGATGAGAAGAATGAGGTTCTCCAGTTGAATGTCGTCCTGCCAAACCTGCAAAAGCTACGTTTGACTGGACGATTACCGGAAGGGGCACTGTTGGGACTCCAAGCTGCCATGCAGAAATTGTATTCATTGCATCTATGTTGGTCCCAGCTGAGAGAAGACCCCTTGCCATGCCTTTCTCGGTTGGCAAATTTGATTGCGCTATCTATTGGTACTGGAGCATACAGCGGAGAGGAGTTTGCAtttctcgcggggtggtttCCCAAGCTGAAGAATCTTCGTCTAAGAAGCTTGCCTAATCTGAAACGCCTAGAGATAAAGCAAGGTGCCCTGGTGACTTTGGAATCATTTACACTAGGCAACCTAAACAGCATGACGGAGGTTCCACCTAGCCTTGCGGTTCTGGCGCCCCTCCAGTATCTAGCCTTCAACGAAATTACTCAAGAGTTCTTAACGTTGCTACGCCAATGTCCTGGACTTGTCGGTAGGCAATGGCGGCATACTCTCCGAGATTGA